A DNA window from Hordeum vulgare subsp. vulgare chromosome 1H, MorexV3_pseudomolecules_assembly, whole genome shotgun sequence contains the following coding sequences:
- the LOC123453000 gene encoding uncharacterized protein LOC123453000 — protein sequence MVMASDRVKLLYEGHQILNVIFGILFGSLAILRWYTGRVELEGTAILICLAESSVLVLVCVLPQFIIRRYFVSRNGTGGIGLEAYVWTGAMVLDDYAALLMINIENVIVIMIPAMILVFIGTLGLEQMKSGTVQVSSRPKDHGVNPLTTEKQDNNEEDILSVQKKNTSDKLELFEFVSYLLQLSSVTWTQYKGQQGSTPGLSDILLFLCSALGALGVMLSSSLASVNSREITVQVLPVLHKTCAVLLFIAAHTLAAECLGGDMIYVCLPELIPVILCFTICFGESVSIASFTSVKSQVLIVSSVLAILACLFSWNTNGSNTRGTWIIWSFWISICSSAFSQYHVWLLQGWPGSSSESTKLIPLLKVSSTIYNNVGAMLGAYMIVTDPSIVYEAISSFEHKAMAAVGTIISLFILLVWSARGHPFGHTGNSTEINQAIQRIPEEEP from the exons ATG GTCATGGCATCAGACCGTGTGAAATTATTGTACGAGGGCCACCAGATTTTGAACGTAATATTTGGCATCTTATTTGGTTCGCTAGCAATCCTGCGGTGGTATACAGGAAGAGTTGAATTGGAGGGAACTGCAATTCTGATTTGTCTTGCGGAGTCAAGTGTGCTCGTGTTGGTTTGTGTGCTGCCGCAATTCATTATTAGGAGATATTTTGTTTCCCGAAACGGGACAGGAGGTATAGGTCTTGAGGCCTACGTCTGGACTGGCGCCATGGTGTTGGATGATTATGCCGCCTTacttatgatcaacatagagaatgTCATAGTCATTATGATCCCTGCTATGATCCTTGTCTTCATTGGTACACTTGGTCTGGAACAGATGAAAAGTGGAACTGTTCAGGTCAGCAGCAGACCAAAGGATCATGGAGTGAACCCATTGACAACTGAGAAGCAGGATAATAATGAAGAAGACATCCTCTCTGTGCAGAAGAAAAATACTAGTGACAAGTTGGAGCTCTTTGAATTTGTCAGTTACCTTTTGCAGCTATCATCGGTGACATGGACTCAATACAAGGGACAGCAAGGCTCTACTCCCGGTCTATCTGATATTCTTCTGTTCTTATGTTCAGCGCTAGGTGCCCTTGGAGTGATGCTCTCCTCATCGCTTGCTAGTGTTAATTCTCGTGAAATAACAGTACAGGTTCTGCCGGTGCTGCACAAGACCTGTGCTGTGTTGCTGTTTATAGCAGCTCACACACTGGCAGCGGAATGCCTAGGGGGTGACATGATCTATGTTTGCTTACCAGAGCTTATTCCAGTGATTCTATGCTTCACCATTTGTTTTGGCGAGTCAGTGAGCATCGCCAGCTTCACGTCAGTCAAATCACAAGTCCTCATTGTGAGCTCAGTTTTGGCCATTCTGGCATGCCTCTTCTCCTGGAATACAAATGGCAGTAACACGCGAGGAACCTGGATCATATGGTCGTTTTGGATTTCTATCTGTTCATCAGCATTTTCACAGTACCATGTTTGGTTGCTGCAAGGTTGGCCTGGAAGCTCATCGGAGTCGACGAAACTAATCCCGCTGCTCAAAGTTTCCTCAACAATTTATAATAATGTAGGAGCCATGTTGGGTGCCTATATGATCGTAACTGATCCAAGCATTGTGTACGAGGCAATATCTTCCTTCGAACACAAAGCCATGGCTGCAGTAGGGACTATCATTTCTCTGTTCATATTACTTGTATGGTCTGCGCGCGGGCACCCATTCGGCCACACGGGAAACAGCACCGAAATCAACCAAGCAATCCAGAGAATTCCAGAGGAAGAACCGTAG